The Andrena cerasifolii isolate SP2316 chromosome 14, iyAndCera1_principal, whole genome shotgun sequence genome contains a region encoding:
- the Tpx-4 gene encoding thioredoxin peroxidase 4, with translation MRINSLVPNFKAETTHGPIEFHTWQGNSWVVLFSHPADFTPVCTTELGRLAVHQPHFERRNTKLLAHSVDKLKDHVDWVNDIKSYCQDIPGAFPYPIIADDDRSLAVKLDMIDEKSKDDPEQAMTVRALYIISPDHRLRLSMHYPTSTGRNVDEILRVIDSLQLVDKKPQIATPANWVPGEKVMILPTVKDEELPKLFPGGVDKVLMPSGKVYVRTTTDY, from the exons ATGAGAATCAATTCTCTCGTTCCGAACTTTAAAGCGGAGACCACCCATGGGCCAATTGAATTTCACACCTGGCAAGGAAATTC ATGGGTCGTCTTATTCTCACACCCCGCTGATTTCACACCGGTATGTACTACCGAATTGGGACGTTTAGCAGTGCATCAACCTCATTTCGAACGCCGGAATACAAAACTTTTGGCACACTCTGTTGATAAGCTGAAGGATCATGTCGATTGGGTTAAT GATATTAAATCATATTGCCAAGACATTCCCGGAGCCTTCCCATATCCAATTATTGCTGATGATGATCGCAGCTTGGCAGTGAAGCTAGATATGATTGATGAAAAAAGTAAGGATGATCCAGAGCAAGCAATGACTGTCCGTGCTTTGTACATTATTAGCCCCGATCATCGTCTACGTTTGTCTATGCATTACCCAACATCTACTGGTCGCAATGTAGA TGAAATACTGCGTGTCATAGACTCCCTACAACTTGTTGACAAAAAACCACAAATAGCAACGCCTGCCAACTGGGTG CCTGGTGAAAAAGTTATGATCCTGCCAACTGTAAAAGATGAAGAACTCCCTAAACTTTTCCCTGGTGGCGTGGACAAAGTTTTAATGCCTTCTGGAAAGGTTTATGTGCGCACGACCACGGACTATTAA
- the Gpdh1 gene encoding glycerol-3-phosphate dehydrogenase 1 isoform X1, producing MAAKQRVCIIGSGNWGSAIAKIVGANASKQNQFEDRVTMYVYEEIINGKKLTEIINETHENVKYLPGHRLPNNVVAVPDVLEAAKDADILIFVVPHQFIHKICSTLLGKIKPTAIGLSLIKGFDKKEGGGIELISHIISRELNIPMSVLMGANLASEVADEMFCETTIGCKNKTVMPLLRDLIQTSYFRVVVVEDVDSVECCGALKNIVACGAGFIDGLGLGDNTKAAVIRLGLMEMIKFVDLFFPGGKLSTFFESCGVADLITTCYGGRNRKVSEAFIKTGKTIEQLEKEMLNGQKLQGPFTAEEVNYMLKASNMENRFPLFTAIHRICIGEIKATELIDCIRNHPEHMNDDVNAPMLQLPSPRCHL from the exons ATGGCAGCCAAACAGCgtgtttgcattatcgggtcTGGCAATTG GGGTTCGGCTATCGCCAAGATAGTTGGGGCAAATGCAAGTAAACAAAATCAGTTTGAGGATCGCGTCACGATGTACGTTTACGAAGAAATTATCAACGGTAAAAAGCTGACCGAGATTATCAACGAGACACACGAGAATGTTAAATATCTACCAGGGCATAGACTTCCGAATAATGTG GTTGCAGTTCCTGATGTATTAGAAGCTGCTAAGGATGCTGATATCCTTATTTTTGTAGTACCACATCAATTCATACATAAAATATGTAGCACACTATTGGGAAAAATTAAACCTACAGCTATTGGTCTATCGTTAATAAAG GGCTTCGATAAAAAGGAGGGAGGTGGTATTGAACTTATTTCTCACATAATATCCAGAGAACTTAACATACCCATGTCAGTTTTGATGGGAGCAAACTTGGCTTCCGAAGTAGCTGATGAGATGTTCTGCGAGACTACTATAG gttGCAAGAATAAAACTGTGATGCCCCTCCTTAGAGACTTGATACAAACATCATACTTCAGAGTTGTAGTGGTTGAAGATGTTGATTCGGTCGAATGTTGCGGAGCACTAAAG AATATTGTGGCCTGTGGTGCTGGTTTTATCGATGGCCTAGGATTAGGTGACAACACAAAGGCCGCAGTTATCAGACTGGGACTTATGGAAATGATTAAATTCGTGGACCTTTTTTTCCCTGGTGGAAAACTGTCCACCTTCTTTGAAAGTTGTGGCGTAGCAGATCTCATCACTACATGCTATGGTGGTCGCAATCGCAAAGTTTCCGAAGCATTTATAAAAACTGGCAAG ACAATTGAACAGTTGGAAAAGGAAATGCTGAATGGACAAAAGTTGCAAGGTCCCTTTACTGCCGAAGAAGTAAATTACATGTTGAAAGCATCAAATATGGAAAACAGATTCCCCCTTTTCACAGCTATACATCGGATTTGCATTGGTGAGATAAAGGCAACGGAACTAATTGATTGCATACGCAACCATCCGGAACACAT GAACGATGACGTTAATGCACCAATGCTGCAACTACCTTCACCGAGATGCCATCTGTGA
- the Gpdh1 gene encoding glycerol-3-phosphate dehydrogenase 1 isoform X2 — MAAKQRVCIIGSGNWGSAIAKIVGANASKQNQFEDRVTMYVYEEIINGKKLTEIINETHENVKYLPGHRLPNNVVAVPDVLEAAKDADILIFVVPHQFIHKICSTLLGKIKPTAIGLSLIKGFDKKEGGGIELISHIISRELNIPMSVLMGANLASEVADEMFCETTIGCKNKTVMPLLRDLIQTSYFRVVVVEDVDSVECCGALKNIVACGAGFIDGLGLGDNTKAAVIRLGLMEMIKFVDLFFPGGKLSTFFESCGVADLITTCYGGRNRKVSEAFIKTGKTIEQLEKEMLNGQKLQGPFTAEEVNYMLKASNMENRFPLFTAIHRICIGEIKATELIDCIRNHPEHM, encoded by the exons ATGGCAGCCAAACAGCgtgtttgcattatcgggtcTGGCAATTG GGGTTCGGCTATCGCCAAGATAGTTGGGGCAAATGCAAGTAAACAAAATCAGTTTGAGGATCGCGTCACGATGTACGTTTACGAAGAAATTATCAACGGTAAAAAGCTGACCGAGATTATCAACGAGACACACGAGAATGTTAAATATCTACCAGGGCATAGACTTCCGAATAATGTG GTTGCAGTTCCTGATGTATTAGAAGCTGCTAAGGATGCTGATATCCTTATTTTTGTAGTACCACATCAATTCATACATAAAATATGTAGCACACTATTGGGAAAAATTAAACCTACAGCTATTGGTCTATCGTTAATAAAG GGCTTCGATAAAAAGGAGGGAGGTGGTATTGAACTTATTTCTCACATAATATCCAGAGAACTTAACATACCCATGTCAGTTTTGATGGGAGCAAACTTGGCTTCCGAAGTAGCTGATGAGATGTTCTGCGAGACTACTATAG gttGCAAGAATAAAACTGTGATGCCCCTCCTTAGAGACTTGATACAAACATCATACTTCAGAGTTGTAGTGGTTGAAGATGTTGATTCGGTCGAATGTTGCGGAGCACTAAAG AATATTGTGGCCTGTGGTGCTGGTTTTATCGATGGCCTAGGATTAGGTGACAACACAAAGGCCGCAGTTATCAGACTGGGACTTATGGAAATGATTAAATTCGTGGACCTTTTTTTCCCTGGTGGAAAACTGTCCACCTTCTTTGAAAGTTGTGGCGTAGCAGATCTCATCACTACATGCTATGGTGGTCGCAATCGCAAAGTTTCCGAAGCATTTATAAAAACTGGCAAG ACAATTGAACAGTTGGAAAAGGAAATGCTGAATGGACAAAAGTTGCAAGGTCCCTTTACTGCCGAAGAAGTAAATTACATGTTGAAAGCATCAAATATGGAAAACAGATTCCCCCTTTTCACAGCTATACATCGGATTTGCATTGGTGAGATAAAGGCAACGGAACTAATTGATTGCATACGCAACCATCCGGAACACATGTAA